The following coding sequences lie in one Myxococcus xanthus genomic window:
- a CDS encoding adenylate/guanylate cyclase domain-containing protein, whose translation MVVEAPEPGKLSAILFTGIEGPDGLSWRDESLQNDMRDEHALLVRELLPRHGGREVKRLEDGFLLEFEGGPAAVDFGLELQRVLDARNGDVSAERRVVLRVGVHLGMVVHRDGDVFGEGVNLAARIEALARPGTLYVSETVARQVEGRLASPPVRLGRGEMKNIRLPVAVYRIDPPEHRRRMPLLSRMRSFWGRRSAAN comes from the coding sequence ATGGTGGTGGAGGCTCCAGAACCCGGGAAACTATCGGCGATTCTCTTCACGGGCATTGAAGGCCCTGATGGGCTCTCATGGCGTGACGAATCGCTCCAGAACGACATGCGGGATGAGCATGCGCTGCTCGTCCGTGAGTTGTTGCCGCGCCATGGAGGGCGCGAGGTGAAGCGGCTGGAGGATGGCTTCCTCCTGGAGTTCGAGGGCGGCCCCGCGGCGGTGGACTTCGGTCTGGAATTGCAGCGCGTCCTGGACGCCCGAAATGGAGACGTGTCCGCCGAGCGCCGGGTCGTCCTCCGTGTGGGTGTCCACCTGGGGATGGTGGTCCACCGCGACGGTGACGTGTTTGGAGAAGGCGTCAACCTGGCCGCGCGCATCGAGGCGCTGGCCCGTCCCGGCACGCTCTATGTCAGCGAGACGGTGGCGCGTCAGGTGGAAGGCCGCCTGGCTTCACCGCCGGTTCGCCTGGGCCGTGGCGAGATGAAGAACATCCGGTTGCCCGTGGCCGTCTACCGCATCGACCCGCCCGAGCACCGCCGCCGGATGCCGCTGCTGTCGCGCATGCGCTCCTTCTGGGGGCGCCGGAGCGCGGCGAACTGA